The following are encoded together in the Ooceraea biroi isolate clonal line C1 chromosome 2, Obir_v5.4, whole genome shotgun sequence genome:
- the LOC105281743 gene encoding ADP-ribosylation factor-like protein 3, which yields MGLLAILRKLRSNPDKELRLLLLGLDNAGKTTILKCLASEDITQVTPTQGFNIKSVQSEGFKLNVWDIGGARKIRPYWRNYFENTDVLIYVVDSADIKRLEETGQELSELLLEEKLRGVPLLVYANKQDLGHAVTAAEIAEGLGLHNIKDRDWQIQSCIATEGKGVKEGLEWACKNIKRK from the exons ATG GGTCTCCTTGCTATTTTACGAAAATTGCGATCAAATCCTGATAAAGAGCTGCGTTTATTATTGTTGGGTCTGGACAATGCCGGGAAAACAACCATTTTAAAATGTTTGGCAAGTGAAGATATTACACAG GTCACTCCAACACAAgggtttaatataaaaagtgtCCAGAGTGAGGGTTTCAAATTAAACGTTTGGGATATTGGTGGAGCCCGAAAGATTCGACCTTATTGGCGAAATTATTTCGAGAATACGGACGTACTT ATTTATGTCGTTGATAGCGCGGATATCAAAAGGCTGGAGGAAACGGGACAAGAATTATCGGAACTTCTGCTGGAGGAAAAGCTACGCGGAGTGCCGTTATTGGTGTACGCTAATAAACAAGATCTAGGACACGCGGTAACGGCGGCCGAAATAGCGGAGGGACTTGGTTTGCACAATATCAAAGATCGTGATTGGCAGATACAATCGTGTATTGCCACAGAAGGCAAGGGCGTCAAG gAAGGTTTAGAATGGGCGTGCAAGAACATCAAGAGGAAATAA
- the LOC105281742 gene encoding E3 ubiquitin-protein ligase HERC2 isoform X2, giving the protein MPVYYTGLNASPLFSNQDGIITSISHFTQIAFPAITDIEIGWNYFLLWRNTELYITGKISENNDKNGPHLINIPIESAGGCKMAIPCQDRIFIFSTRNEIWTYKIYDDSWERLVPDIMSKTFMEGEYGIKLSKAECLIILSNLGRVFSTLKLINVLERIKFIDIACGFEHIILLAENGDIYSMGKGARGQLGHNDLETSDDPELIEALAGLKVVHISAGGWHSAVVTNQGDLYAWGWNSNGELGIETKEKRVCAVPTLVNFKNHRGETIEINVKKVECGNSFTVCLADDGSFWGCGSNKYGQLGKLQQDMDNPCNFVKLDIQLFDSKTVKKFKCHEWGTAIITE; this is encoded by the exons ATGCCAGTTTATTATACTGGTTTAAATGCCAGTCCACTTTTTTCAAATCAGGATGGCATTATTACATCAATATCGCATTTCACTCAGATTGCATTTCCGGCAATCACAGACATTGAAATCGGCTGgaactattttcttttatggcgaaatacagaattatatatcACTGGCAAAATTAGTGAaaacaatgataaaaatggccctcatttaataaacattccAATAGAATCAGCAGGAGG ttgTAAGATGGCTATTCCTTGTCAggacagaatttttattttttcaacacGTAATGAAATCTGGACGTATAAGATATATGATGATTCTTGGGAAAGATTGGTTCCTGACATTATGTCCAAAACTTTTATGGAGGGTGAATATGGTATTAAACTGTCAAAAGCGGAATGTCTAATAATCCTAAGCAATTTAG gACGTGTATTTAGCACtctaaaattgataaatgtgcTTGAAAGAATCAAATTTATTGATATCGCCTGTGGTTTTGAGCATATCATTTTATTGGCAGAAAATGGTGATATTTATTCAATGGGCAAGGGAGC gCGTGGTCAATTAGGGCATAATGATCTAGAAACTTCCGATGATCCAGAGCTGATTGAAGCCTTAGCGGGTTTGAAAGTTGTACATATATCAGCGGGTGGGTGGCACAGTGCTGTAGTCACTAATCAG GGTGATTTGTATGCGTGGGGATGGAATTCAAATGGCGAGTTAGGAATTGAAACCAAAGAGAAGAGAGTTTGTGCCGTTCCAACTTTagtaaatttcaaaaatcatAGAGGAGAGACTATAGAAATTAATGTCAAAAAAGTGGAATGCGGAAATTCTTTTACTGTTTGCTTAGCag ATGACGGTTCTTTTTGGGGCTGTGGCAGTAACAAGTACGGGCAATTAGGAAAACTTCAGCAAGACATGGATAATCCatgtaattttgttaaattggATATCCAATTATTCGATTCTAAAACagtgaaaaaatttaaatgtcaCGAATGGGGCACAGCAATAATTAcagaataa
- the LOC105281742 gene encoding E3 ubiquitin-protein ligase HERC2 isoform X1: protein MLLNDTIIFLAYRNMPVYYTGLNASPLFSNQDGIITSISHFTQIAFPAITDIEIGWNYFLLWRNTELYITGKISENNDKNGPHLINIPIESAGGCKMAIPCQDRIFIFSTRNEIWTYKIYDDSWERLVPDIMSKTFMEGEYGIKLSKAECLIILSNLGRVFSTLKLINVLERIKFIDIACGFEHIILLAENGDIYSMGKGARGQLGHNDLETSDDPELIEALAGLKVVHISAGGWHSAVVTNQGDLYAWGWNSNGELGIETKEKRVCAVPTLVNFKNHRGETIEINVKKVECGNSFTVCLADDGSFWGCGSNKYGQLGKLQQDMDNPCNFVKLDIQLFDSKTVKKFKCHEWGTAIITE, encoded by the exons atgcTATTAAATGACACTATCATATTTCTTGCTTACAGAAATATGCCAGTTTATTATACTGGTTTAAATGCCAGTCCACTTTTTTCAAATCAGGATGGCATTATTACATCAATATCGCATTTCACTCAGATTGCATTTCCGGCAATCACAGACATTGAAATCGGCTGgaactattttcttttatggcgaaatacagaattatatatcACTGGCAAAATTAGTGAaaacaatgataaaaatggccctcatttaataaacattccAATAGAATCAGCAGGAGG ttgTAAGATGGCTATTCCTTGTCAggacagaatttttattttttcaacacGTAATGAAATCTGGACGTATAAGATATATGATGATTCTTGGGAAAGATTGGTTCCTGACATTATGTCCAAAACTTTTATGGAGGGTGAATATGGTATTAAACTGTCAAAAGCGGAATGTCTAATAATCCTAAGCAATTTAG gACGTGTATTTAGCACtctaaaattgataaatgtgcTTGAAAGAATCAAATTTATTGATATCGCCTGTGGTTTTGAGCATATCATTTTATTGGCAGAAAATGGTGATATTTATTCAATGGGCAAGGGAGC gCGTGGTCAATTAGGGCATAATGATCTAGAAACTTCCGATGATCCAGAGCTGATTGAAGCCTTAGCGGGTTTGAAAGTTGTACATATATCAGCGGGTGGGTGGCACAGTGCTGTAGTCACTAATCAG GGTGATTTGTATGCGTGGGGATGGAATTCAAATGGCGAGTTAGGAATTGAAACCAAAGAGAAGAGAGTTTGTGCCGTTCCAACTTTagtaaatttcaaaaatcatAGAGGAGAGACTATAGAAATTAATGTCAAAAAAGTGGAATGCGGAAATTCTTTTACTGTTTGCTTAGCag ATGACGGTTCTTTTTGGGGCTGTGGCAGTAACAAGTACGGGCAATTAGGAAAACTTCAGCAAGACATGGATAATCCatgtaattttgttaaattggATATCCAATTATTCGATTCTAAAACagtgaaaaaatttaaatgtcaCGAATGGGGCACAGCAATAATTAcagaataa
- the LOC105281739 gene encoding uncharacterized protein LOC105281739: MWLSRTSLLLILIALASSERKNEDDASSVFIEEAKNLFSQKSIEKMAQAFAHSDGSKQVGDTMFEKRSTMDGVSQILSGLSNLMSGNQNNQGFDLSMVGSILSALSTNDNVAKRSIKDEEHKEDGIDWNNLINMGSAFFQQNANNDAIMGLVPMVLEALGHGTNDDDAGNMDHSGHSWFLPPILENIHVMWDHFSNSELGQTLWKNSGLSKVIAHMSDEHGNIQWEKILGSFENPTLRRRWINSLTTFVAEWIAHVSDPMNQQRYLTTAQYVGNSFLKSQGFPKTMMFDATRPTESLTRLANAIAKKYLNMKIDSSQYVRPAIAYFQELASLASEKGFIMSRINARELSNKLSYAINNDIIAPILKAYRAYKWSTKVPSCASQILCTINEKNQSDDSNESRIRNGLLRVASFPAAWAVSNKLGINFWSLYGAIMENGGCISKYPAECTAFHEEEIRVTTENIHNDEL; encoded by the exons TGAGAGAAAGAATGAGGACGATGCGTCAAGCGTATTTATCGAGGAGGCCAAAAACCTCTTCTCCCAGAAGTCGATTGAGAAGATGGCCCAAGCTTTCGCACATTCAGATGGCAGCAAACAG GTCGGCGATACAATGTTCGAGAAACGATCCACAATGGACGGTGTCAGCCAAATCCTTTCCGGCCTCAGTAATTTGATGTCAGGGAACCAAAATAATCAGGGTTTTGACTTGTCGATGGTAGGTTCGATACTTAGTGCTTTGAGTACGAACGACAATGTTGCCAAGAGATCGATAAAGGATGAAGAGCACAAGGAGGATGGCATAGACTGGAATAATCTAATCAACATGGGCAGCGCGTTCTTCCAACAAAACGCGAACAACGACGCGATAATGGGTCTTGTGCCAATGGTTTTAGAAGCTTTGGGTCATGGAACTAATGACGACGATGCCGGTAATATGGATCATTCAGGGCACTCCTGGTTCTTGCCACCCATTCTCGAAAACATTCACGTCATGTGGGATCACTTTAG taattCGGAGCTCGGCCAAACATTATGGAAAAATAGCGGTTTGTCGAAAGTAATCGCCCACATGTCAGACGAGCACGGTAACATTCAATGGGAGAAGATCTTGGGCAGCTTCGAAAATCCTACTCTACGTCGAAGGTGGATCAACTCACTTACGACTTTTGTAGCCGAATGGATCGCCCATGTTTCTGACCCGATGAATCAGCAACGTTATCTTACGACCGCGCAGTACGTTGGCAACAGTTTTCTAAAATCCCAAGGATTTCCAAAAACGATGATGTTTGACGCTACGAGGCCAACGGAGAGCCTTACCAG ATTGGCGAATGCAATAgcgaagaaatatttaaatatgaagaTCGACAGCTCACAGTACGTGAGGCCAGCGATAGCCTACTTTCAGGAATTAGCAAGTTTGGCTTCTGAGAAAGGATTTATCATGTCTCGAATAAATGCACGAGAGCTGAGCAACAAACTGAGTTATGCCATTAACAACGACATCATTGCTCCTATTCTTAAG GCGTATCGCGCATACAAATGGTCAACGAAAGTACCATCGTGTGCTAGTCAAATTTTGTGTACCATAAACGAAAAGAATCAATCAGACGACAGCAATGAGTCACGTATACGCAATGGATTGCTGAGAGTAGCAAGTTTCCCTGCGGCTTGGGCAGTCAGCAATAAGTTAGGAATCAACTTCTGGTCTCTTTATGGCGCCATTATGGAAAACGGTGGATGCATC AGCAAGTATCCAGCAGAATGTACGGCTTTCCACGAAGAAGAAATTAGAGTGACTACAGAAAATATTCATAACGACGAACTCTGA